A genomic window from Pecten maximus chromosome 2, xPecMax1.1, whole genome shotgun sequence includes:
- the LOC117321641 gene encoding uncharacterized protein LOC117321641 isoform X5, translating into MLILECRRCTLILECRRCMLILECRRCTLILECRRCTLILECRRCTLILECRRCTLILECRRCTLILECSRCMLILECRRCMLILECSRCMLILECRRCMLILECRRCMLILECRRCTLILECRRCMLILECRRCCMLILECRRCMLILECRRCMLILECRRCMLILECRRCCMLILECRRCTLILECRRCMLILECRRCMLILECRRCTLILECRRCCMLILECRRCMLILECRRCMLILECRRCTLILECRRCTLILECRRCTLILECRRCTLILECRSVIICICKAFYFCSIIIYQSVCRI; encoded by the exons ATGTTAATACTAGAGTGTAGGAGGTGTACGTTAATACTAGAGTGTAGGAGGTGTATGTTAATACTAGAGTGTAGGAGGTGTACGTTAATACTAGAGTGTAGGAG GTGTACGTTAATACTAGAGTGTAGGAGGTGTACGTTAATACTAGAGTGTAGGAGGTGTACGTTAATACTAGAGTGTAGGAGGTGTACGTTAATACTAGAGTGTAGTAGGTGTATGTTAATACTAGAGTGTAGGAGGTGTATGTTAATACTAGAGTGTAGTAGGTGTATGTTAATACTAGAGTGTAGGAGGTGTATGTTAATACTAGAGTGTAGGAGGTGTATGTTAATACTAGAGTGTAGGAGGTGTACGTTAATACTAGAGTGTAGGAGGTGTATGTTAATACTAGAGTGTAGGAGGTGTTGTATGTTAATACTAGAGTGTAGGAGGTGTATGTTAATACTAGAGTGTAGGAGGTGTATGTTAATACTAGAGTGTAGGAGGTGTATGTTAATACTAGAGTGTAGGAGGTGTTGTATGTTAATACTAGAGTGTAGGAGGTGTACGTTAATACTAGAGTGTAGGAGGTGTATGTTAATACTAGAGTGTAGGAGGTGTATGTTAATACTAGAGTGTAGGAGGTGTACATTAATACTAGAGTGTAGGAGGTGTTGTATGTTAATACTAGAGTGTAGGAGGTGTATGTTAATACTAGAGTGTAGGAGGTGTATGTTAATACTAGAGTGTAGGAGGTGTACGTTAATACTAGAGTGTAGGAGGTGTACATTAATACTAGAGTGTAGGAGGTGTACGTTAATACTAGAGTGTAGGAGGTGTACGTTAATACTAGAGTGTAGGAGTGTCATCATTTGTATTTGCAaagcattttatttttgttctatAATAATTTATCAAAGTGTTTGCCGTATTTAA
- the LOC117321641 gene encoding uncharacterized protein LOC117321641 isoform X1: MLILECRRCTLILECRRCMLILECRRCTLILECRRCMLILECRRCCMLILECRRCTLILECRRCTLILECRRCMLILECRRCMLILECRRCTLILECRRCTLILECRRCTLILECRRCTLILECSRCMLILECRRCMLILECSRCMLILECRRCMLILECRRCMLILECRRCTLILECRRCMLILECRRCCMLILECRRCMLILECRRCMLILECRRCMLILECRRCCMLILECRRCTLILECRRCMLILECRRCMLILECRRCTLILECRRCCMLILECRRCMLILECRRCMLILECRRCTLILECRRCTLILECRRCTLILECRRCTLILECRSVIICICKAFYFCSIIIYQSVCRI; encoded by the exons ATGTTAATACTAGAGTGTAGGAGGTGTACGTTAATACTAGAGTGTAGGAGGTGTATGTTAATACTAGAGTGTAGGAGGTGTACGTTAATACTAGAGTGTAGGAGGTGTATGTTAATACTAGAGTGTAGGAGGTGTTGTATGTTAATACTAGAGTGTAGGAGGTGTACGTTAATACTAGAGTGTAGGAGGTGTACGTTAATACTAGAGTGTAGGAGGTGTATGTTAATACTAGAGTGTAGGAG GTGTATGTTAATACTAGAGTGTAGGAGGTGTACGTTAATACTAGAGTGTAGGAGGTGTACGTTAATACTAGAGTGTAGGAGGTGTACGTTAATACTAGAGTGTAGGAGGTGTACGTTAATACTAGAGTGTAGTAGGTGTATGTTAATACTAGAGTGTAGGAGGTGTATGTTAATACTAGAGTGTAGTAGGTGTATGTTAATACTAGAGTGTAGGAGGTGTATGTTAATACTAGAGTGTAGGAGGTGTATGTTAATACTAGAGTGTAGGAGGTGTACGTTAATACTAGAGTGTAGGAGGTGTATGTTAATACTAGAGTGTAGGAGGTGTTGTATGTTAATACTAGAGTGTAGGAGGTGTATGTTAATACTAGAGTGTAGGAGGTGTATGTTAATACTAGAGTGTAGGAGGTGTATGTTAATACTAGAGTGTAGGAGGTGTTGTATGTTAATACTAGAGTGTAGGAGGTGTACGTTAATACTAGAGTGTAGGAGGTGTATGTTAATACTAGAGTGTAGGAGGTGTATGTTAATACTAGAGTGTAGGAGGTGTACATTAATACTAGAGTGTAGGAGGTGTTGTATGTTAATACTAGAGTGTAGGAGGTGTATGTTAATACTAGAGTGTAGGAGGTGTATGTTAATACTAGAGTGTAGGAGGTGTACGTTAATACTAGAGTGTAGGAGGTGTACATTAATACTAGAGTGTAGGAGGTGTACGTTAATACTAGAGTGTAGGAGGTGTACGTTAATACTAGAGTGTAGGAGTGTCATCATTTGTATTTGCAaagcattttatttttgttctatAATAATTTATCAAAGTGTTTGCCGTATTTAA
- the LOC117321641 gene encoding uncharacterized protein LOC117321641 isoform X4 — protein MLILECRRCTLILECRRCMLILECRRCCMLILECRRCTLILECRRCTLILECRRCMLILECRRCMLILECRRCTLILECRRCTLILECRRCTLILECRRCTLILECSRCMLILECRRCMLILECSRCMLILECRRCMLILECRRCMLILECRRCTLILECRRCMLILECRRCCMLILECRRCMLILECRRCMLILECRRCMLILECRRCCMLILECRRCTLILECRRCMLILECRRCMLILECRRCTLILECRRCCMLILECRRCMLILECRRCMLILECRRCTLILECRRCTLILECRRCTLILECRRCTLILECRSVIICICKAFYFCSIIIYQSVCRI, from the exons ATGTTAATACTAGAGTGTAGGAGGTGTACGTTAATACTAGAGTGTAGGAGGTGTATGTTAATACTAGAGTGTAGGAGGTGTTGTATGTTAATACTAGAGTGTAGGAGGTGTACGTTAATACTAGAGTGTAGGAGGTGTACGTTAATACTAGAGTGTAGGAGGTGTATGTTAATACTAGAGTGTAGGAG GTGTATGTTAATACTAGAGTGTAGGAGGTGTACGTTAATACTAGAGTGTAGGAGGTGTACGTTAATACTAGAGTGTAGGAGGTGTACGTTAATACTAGAGTGTAGGAGGTGTACGTTAATACTAGAGTGTAGTAGGTGTATGTTAATACTAGAGTGTAGGAGGTGTATGTTAATACTAGAGTGTAGTAGGTGTATGTTAATACTAGAGTGTAGGAGGTGTATGTTAATACTAGAGTGTAGGAGGTGTATGTTAATACTAGAGTGTAGGAGGTGTACGTTAATACTAGAGTGTAGGAGGTGTATGTTAATACTAGAGTGTAGGAGGTGTTGTATGTTAATACTAGAGTGTAGGAGGTGTATGTTAATACTAGAGTGTAGGAGGTGTATGTTAATACTAGAGTGTAGGAGGTGTATGTTAATACTAGAGTGTAGGAGGTGTTGTATGTTAATACTAGAGTGTAGGAGGTGTACGTTAATACTAGAGTGTAGGAGGTGTATGTTAATACTAGAGTGTAGGAGGTGTATGTTAATACTAGAGTGTAGGAGGTGTACATTAATACTAGAGTGTAGGAGGTGTTGTATGTTAATACTAGAGTGTAGGAGGTGTATGTTAATACTAGAGTGTAGGAGGTGTATGTTAATACTAGAGTGTAGGAGGTGTACGTTAATACTAGAGTGTAGGAGGTGTACATTAATACTAGAGTGTAGGAGGTGTACGTTAATACTAGAGTGTAGGAGGTGTACGTTAATACTAGAGTGTAGGAGTGTCATCATTTGTATTTGCAaagcattttatttttgttctatAATAATTTATCAAAGTGTTTGCCGTATTTAA
- the LOC117321641 gene encoding uncharacterized protein LOC117321641 isoform X3, translating to MLILECRRCTLILECRRCMLILECRRCTLILECRRCMLILECRRCCMLILECRRCTLILECRRCTLILECRRCMLILECRRCTLILECRRCTLILECRRCTLILECRRCTLILECSRCMLILECRRCMLILECSRCMLILECRRCMLILECRRCMLILECRRCTLILECRRCMLILECRRCCMLILECRRCMLILECRRCMLILECRRCMLILECRRCCMLILECRRCTLILECRRCMLILECRRCMLILECRRCTLILECRRCCMLILECRRCMLILECRRCMLILECRRCTLILECRRCTLILECRRCTLILECRRCTLILECRSVIICICKAFYFCSIIIYQSVCRI from the exons ATGTTAATACTAGAGTGTAGGAGGTGTACGTTAATACTAGAGTGTAGGAGGTGTATGTTAATACTAGAGTGTAGGAGGTGTACGTTAATACTAGAGTGTAGGAGGTGTATGTTAATACTAGAGTGTAGGAGGTGTTGTATGTTAATACTAGAGTGTAGGAGGTGTACGTTAATACTAGAGTGTAGGAGGTGTACGTTAATACTAGAGTGTAGGAGGTGTATGTTAATACTAGAGTGTAGGAG GTGTACGTTAATACTAGAGTGTAGGAGGTGTACGTTAATACTAGAGTGTAGGAGGTGTACGTTAATACTAGAGTGTAGGAGGTGTACGTTAATACTAGAGTGTAGTAGGTGTATGTTAATACTAGAGTGTAGGAGGTGTATGTTAATACTAGAGTGTAGTAGGTGTATGTTAATACTAGAGTGTAGGAGGTGTATGTTAATACTAGAGTGTAGGAGGTGTATGTTAATACTAGAGTGTAGGAGGTGTACGTTAATACTAGAGTGTAGGAGGTGTATGTTAATACTAGAGTGTAGGAGGTGTTGTATGTTAATACTAGAGTGTAGGAGGTGTATGTTAATACTAGAGTGTAGGAGGTGTATGTTAATACTAGAGTGTAGGAGGTGTATGTTAATACTAGAGTGTAGGAGGTGTTGTATGTTAATACTAGAGTGTAGGAGGTGTACGTTAATACTAGAGTGTAGGAGGTGTATGTTAATACTAGAGTGTAGGAGGTGTATGTTAATACTAGAGTGTAGGAGGTGTACATTAATACTAGAGTGTAGGAGGTGTTGTATGTTAATACTAGAGTGTAGGAGGTGTATGTTAATACTAGAGTGTAGGAGGTGTATGTTAATACTAGAGTGTAGGAGGTGTACGTTAATACTAGAGTGTAGGAGGTGTACATTAATACTAGAGTGTAGGAGGTGTACGTTAATACTAGAGTGTAGGAGGTGTACGTTAATACTAGAGTGTAGGAGTGTCATCATTTGTATTTGCAaagcattttatttttgttctatAATAATTTATCAAAGTGTTTGCCGTATTTAA
- the LOC117321641 gene encoding uncharacterized protein LOC117321641 isoform X2, which yields MLILECRRCTLILECRRCMLILECRRCTLILECRRCMLILECRRCCMLILECRRCTLILECRRCTLILECRRCMLILECRRCTLILECRRCTLILECRRCTLILECRRCTLILECSRCMLILECRRCMLILECSRCMLILECRRCMLILECRRCMLILECRRCTLILECRRCMLILECRRCCMLILECRRCMLILECRRCMLILECRRCMLILECRRCCMLILECRRCTLILECRRCMLILECRRCMLILECRRCTLILECRRCCMLILECRRCMLILECRRCMLILECRRCTLILECRRCTLILECRRCTLILECRRCTLILECRSVIICICKAFYFCSIIIYQSVCRI from the exons ATGTTAATACTAGAGTGTAGGAGGTGTACGTTAATACTAGAGTGTAGGAGGTGTATGTTAATACTAGAGTGTAGGAGGTGTACGTTAATACTAGAGTGTAGGAGGTGTATGTTAATACTAGAGTGTAGGAGGTGTTGTATGTTAATACTAGAGTGTAGGAGGTGTACGTTAATACTAGAGTGTAGGAGGTGTACGTTAATACTAGAGTGTAGGAG GTGTATGTTAATACTAGAGTGTAGGAGGTGTACGTTAATACTAGAGTGTAGGAGGTGTACGTTAATACTAGAGTGTAGGAGGTGTACGTTAATACTAGAGTGTAGGAGGTGTACGTTAATACTAGAGTGTAGTAGGTGTATGTTAATACTAGAGTGTAGGAGGTGTATGTTAATACTAGAGTGTAGTAGGTGTATGTTAATACTAGAGTGTAGGAGGTGTATGTTAATACTAGAGTGTAGGAGGTGTATGTTAATACTAGAGTGTAGGAGGTGTACGTTAATACTAGAGTGTAGGAGGTGTATGTTAATACTAGAGTGTAGGAGGTGTTGTATGTTAATACTAGAGTGTAGGAGGTGTATGTTAATACTAGAGTGTAGGAGGTGTATGTTAATACTAGAGTGTAGGAGGTGTATGTTAATACTAGAGTGTAGGAGGTGTTGTATGTTAATACTAGAGTGTAGGAGGTGTACGTTAATACTAGAGTGTAGGAGGTGTATGTTAATACTAGAGTGTAGGAGGTGTATGTTAATACTAGAGTGTAGGAGGTGTACATTAATACTAGAGTGTAGGAGGTGTTGTATGTTAATACTAGAGTGTAGGAGGTGTATGTTAATACTAGAGTGTAGGAGGTGTATGTTAATACTAGAGTGTAGGAGGTGTACGTTAATACTAGAGTGTAGGAGGTGTACATTAATACTAGAGTGTAGGAGGTGTACGTTAATACTAGAGTGTAGGAGGTGTACGTTAATACTAGAGTGTAGGAGTGTCATCATTTGTATTTGCAaagcattttatttttgttctatAATAATTTATCAAAGTGTTTGCCGTATTTAA
- the LOC117321642 gene encoding uncharacterized protein LOC117321642, whose product MPKKKRSTTGERRKYHSYQTKKKCQEKSKDILLDYAAIENGGHDDDGYTDSAIAPLSLDEDVVPLGLDEDVTPLSLDEDVAPLSLDEDVAPLSLDEDVAPLSLDEDVAPLSLGEDVAQVCLDNGTYTHLSLDHSYASYSNVDDLKINQDHSDSEVIELPYHINMDTYITYNTLDESEEPLNLFDTLTREIKKELSTPYVCISAEDSIDILEFYKVNGKISVKISVSINRKFQARILVHQKEVLASHDFWTGLPSRYDSYSKFSSLMSKLKKYVVCIGNPDKEFETLVPVGSGLSGSGSSEIIAYREGDFCAQLGDLTYNSTIRLVDCGLLVEGTRCSKCSTYRRYLWERKHRMEAKSKHMQKNLLSSTYKHKDMTREMLIEKIRQQKTCLNSLQHEVDRNRRIIKQQIVQSETDVI is encoded by the coding sequence atgccAAAGAAGAAGAGATCTACCACTGGTGAACGACGTAAGTACCATAGCTatcaaacaaagaaaaaatgtcAGGAGAAAAGTAAAGACATATTGTTAGACTATGCTGCAATAGAGAATGGAGGCCATGATGATGATGGGTATACTGACAGTGCTATTGCCCCATTGAGTCTAGATGAGGATGTCGTCCCATTGGGTCTAGATGAGGATGTCACCCCATTGAGTCTAGATGAGGATGTCGCCCCATTGAGTCTAGATGAGGATGTCGCCCCATTGAGTCTAGATGAGGATGTCGCCCCATTGAGTCTTGATGAGGATGTCGCCCCATTGAGTCTAGGTGAGGATGTCGCCCAAGTATGTCTGGATAATGGCACATATACACACTTAAGTCTGGATCATTCCTACGCAAGTTATTCAAATGTGGACGATTTGAAAATCAATCAGGATCATTCAGATTCAGAGGTCATTGAGTTGCCTTACCACATCAATATGGATacgtatataacatataacacacTTGATGAAAGTGAAGAACCACTGAACTTATTTGACACCCTGACTCGAGAGATAAAGAAAGAGCTGTCAACACCATATGTGTGCATCTCAGCTGAGGACAGCATTGACATTTTGGAATTTTACAAAGTGAATGGGAAGATTAGTGTCAAGATAAGTGTGAGCATCAACAGAAAATTCCAAGCAAGGATACTAGTTCATCAAAAAGAAGTTCTTGCTAGTCATGATTTTTGGACTGGTCTTCCCTCGCGATATGACTCTTATAGCAAATTTTCCAGTCTCATgtcaaaattgaagaaatatgttgTTTGCATTGGAAATCCTGACAAGGAATTTGAGACACTGGTTCCAGTTGGCAGTGGGCTTAGTGGCAGTGGGTCGTCAGAAATAATTGCCTATAGAGAGGGAGACTTTTGTGCCCAGTTAGGGGACCTTACATATAATTCAACAATTAGGTTAGTTGACTGCGGATTGCTGGTTGAGGGAACTAGATGTTCAAAGTGCTCGACATATAGACGTTACCTGTGGGAAAGGAAACATAGGATGGAAGCTAAGTCCAAACATATGCAGAAGAACCTTCTCAGCAGCACTTACAAACATAAAGATATGACAAGGGAAATGCTGATAGAGAAGATAAGGCAACAAAAGACTTGTTTGAACTCGCTTCAACATGAGGTCGATCGAAATCGACGCATCATCAAACAACAGATTGTACAGTCAGAAACTGAtgtaatatag
- the LOC117321641 gene encoding uncharacterized protein LOC117321641 isoform X6: protein MLILECRRCTLILECRRCMLILECRRCMLILECRRCTLILECRRCTLILECRRCTLILECRRCTLILECSRCMLILECRRCMLILECSRCMLILECRRCMLILECRRCMLILECRRCTLILECRRCMLILECRRCCMLILECRRCMLILECRRCMLILECRRCMLILECRRCCMLILECRRCTLILECRRCMLILECRRCMLILECRRCTLILECRRCCMLILECRRCMLILECRRCMLILECRRCTLILECRRCTLILECRRCTLILECRRCTLILECRSVIICICKAFYFCSIIIYQSVCRI from the exons ATGTTAATACTAGAGTGTAGGAGGTGTACGTTAATACTAGAGTGTAGGAGGTGTATGTTAATACTAGAGTGTAGGAG GTGTATGTTAATACTAGAGTGTAGGAGGTGTACGTTAATACTAGAGTGTAGGAGGTGTACGTTAATACTAGAGTGTAGGAGGTGTACGTTAATACTAGAGTGTAGGAGGTGTACGTTAATACTAGAGTGTAGTAGGTGTATGTTAATACTAGAGTGTAGGAGGTGTATGTTAATACTAGAGTGTAGTAGGTGTATGTTAATACTAGAGTGTAGGAGGTGTATGTTAATACTAGAGTGTAGGAGGTGTATGTTAATACTAGAGTGTAGGAGGTGTACGTTAATACTAGAGTGTAGGAGGTGTATGTTAATACTAGAGTGTAGGAGGTGTTGTATGTTAATACTAGAGTGTAGGAGGTGTATGTTAATACTAGAGTGTAGGAGGTGTATGTTAATACTAGAGTGTAGGAGGTGTATGTTAATACTAGAGTGTAGGAGGTGTTGTATGTTAATACTAGAGTGTAGGAGGTGTACGTTAATACTAGAGTGTAGGAGGTGTATGTTAATACTAGAGTGTAGGAGGTGTATGTTAATACTAGAGTGTAGGAGGTGTACATTAATACTAGAGTGTAGGAGGTGTTGTATGTTAATACTAGAGTGTAGGAGGTGTATGTTAATACTAGAGTGTAGGAGGTGTATGTTAATACTAGAGTGTAGGAGGTGTACGTTAATACTAGAGTGTAGGAGGTGTACATTAATACTAGAGTGTAGGAGGTGTACGTTAATACTAGAGTGTAGGAGGTGTACGTTAATACTAGAGTGTAGGAGTGTCATCATTTGTATTTGCAaagcattttatttttgttctatAATAATTTATCAAAGTGTTTGCCGTATTTAA